Genomic segment of Macaca nemestrina isolate mMacNem1 chromosome 3, mMacNem.hap1, whole genome shotgun sequence:
acaaaatttgATTTGGAATGTTAGAAATATCTAAATCAGTGCTTCAGTTCTGGTTTATCTGGTTTATCCTAAACTCTGGGAGATTTCACTGGGGCGGAGGCTATTTGCATACTAACTAGTTTCTGCAAGTTCCTTGACAAGTATTGGGTACATTTGCCTTCCATTTGAGGAGGCTACTTCATCCCCTAAATATTAGTTTCTTTGGAAATATTAGCTAGTGCCCAGAGTTTGTATTTAAGTAAAAATGTTAATGGTTTTGATAGTAAAGCATCATTAAATCCATATGTCTGAATTGGAAGATAAAAGGCCTCTCATTTCCTATTCTTCTTTACAAAGAAAAGCTATTAATTGTTCGAGCCAGGATTTGGAACATGATTGCCATAGCGTAATTTCTAAGATTTAAGCTTGCTTTatttctgaaacaaacaaaattctcCATACCTTTGTAATGTGGGATAACTTAGAAGTAAACTCTCAAGACGTTAACACTAAATTCTAAGAAGAAATTTCCTCATTTAGTATTCAACCAATATATAAAAACGGTGACTTAAATGATCTGTATGATTGATGCAGTGTTTCAAAAGATGGTTATCTTGCCTACTGGTTACAAACATGAGGACAGGTCCCAGCTTGGGCCAAATTTTTGGAAGCGTGGTCTCAGATAATTTTTGGAAAAGAATAACATAGAAGAAATGGTCTTGATTCTTCTGATTTCATTCTCTCATGAGggtccctctcccctctccttcttgTCTTTTTTCATCTATTTCAAACCGCAGGTAGACACCTCAGCAGCAAATGGTTCCTCAGAAGGTCTCATGTGGCTGCGGTTGGTCCAGTCGGCCAGAGATAAGGAAGAGCAGAACCTTGAAGCCTATATAAAAAACGGACAGCTGTTTTACCGCTCTCTTCGCAGGATTGCCAAAGACGAGGAGTTACTAGTTTGGTACGGGAAAGAACTGACTGAGTTACTCTTGCTCTGCCCCTCTAGATCCCACAACAAAATGAATGGTAGGTTGGCTCGCGACCGGCGTGTGGGCCCTTAACTAGCGGGGGAGAGTACTCAGGGAGCGGCAGGGGCTCACCCGGCGCGTTGGCGCGTCTTTCTTCCCTTTGGGTGTCTCATAGGAagattctgagatatagttcggAATGAAGCTAAACAGATAGGTGAAGATAAAGCAAGGAAACTTGACTTGTTTGCTGTATTCCCCCCAAATCAGGAGGGAAAGTTAGATCAGGTTGGTCATTCTTTTCTCAGGCACTCAGGCCCTGAGAAATGAAGGTGGATTTGTCAAGGGGATGGTGGCAAACTGGCTTGGGGGCGATGCTGAGTAATcatgtggtgtgcgtgtgtgtgtgtgtgtgcgcgcgcgtgcgtgtgtgtgtggtgtttgctCACTAAGCAGGGTCGTCCCCTTACACATGCCTGGAATGCAGCCAACGTTTCCAGTTTGAGTTCCCCTATGTGGCGCATCTGCGTTTCCGCTGCCCCAAGAGACTTCACAGCGCTGATATAAGTCCCCAAGACGAGCAAGGCGGCGGCGTGGGCACCAAGGACcacgggggcggcggcggcggcggtggcaaagaccagcagcagcagcaggaggcacCTTTAGGCCCGGGTCCCAAGTTTTGCAAAGCCGGTCCCCTCCACCACTACCCAACCCCCTCCCCCGAAAGCAGCAACCCACCCGCTGCCGCCGGCGGCAGCAGCGCGAAACCATCCACAGACTTCCACAACCTGGCCAGGGAGCTGGAAAACTCCCGGGGAGGCAGCAGCTGCTCCCCAGCCCAGAGCCTCAGCAGTGGtagcggcagcggcggcggcggcggccaccaggaggcggagctgagTCCCGACGGCATCGCCACGGGCGGCGGCAAAGGAAAGAGGAAATTCCCGGAGGAGGCGGCGGAGGGCGGCGGTGGCGCGGGTCTGGTAGGCAGCCGGGGCCGCTTCGCAGAGCGGCCCCTCCCGGCCTCCAAGGAGGATCTGGTGTGCACACCGCAGCAGTACCGAGCCTCGGGCAGCTACTTCGGCCTGGAAGAGAACGGCCGCCTCTTTGCGCCGCCCAGTCCCGAGACGGGCGAGGCGAAGCGCAGCGCCTTCGTGGAGGTGAAGAAGGCGACCCGCGCGGCCGGCCTGCAGGAGGAGGGGACCGCCGACGGCGGGGGCGTCGCCTCCGAGGACCAGGAcgctggcggcggcggcggctcctcCACACCCGCGGCCGCGTCGCCGGTAGGCGCCGAGAAGCTGCTGGCCCCGCGGCCCGGGGGCCCGCTGCCCAGCCGGCTCGAGGGCGGCAGTCCTGCGAGGGGCAGCGCCTTCACTTCGGTGCCGCAGCTGGGCAGCGCGGGCAGCACGGGCGGTGGGGGCGGCACGGGCGCCGGGGCCGCGGGCGGCGCGGGCGGGGGCCAGGGCGCCCCGTCGGACGAGCGCAAAAGCGCCTTCTCACAGCCAGCACGCTCCTTCTCGCAGCTGTCCCCGCTGGTGCTGGGCCAGAAGCTGGGCGCGCTCGAGCCATGCCACCCCGCCGACGGCGTGGGCCCCACCAGACTCTACCCCGCCGCCGCGGACCCTCTAGCGGTGAAGCTCCAGGGGGCCGCGGACCTGAACGGAGGTTGCGGGTCCCTGCCTAGCGGCGGCGGGGGCCTACCTAAGCAGAGCCCCTTCCTGTACGCCACCGCGTTCTGGCCCAAGAGTTCCGCTGCCGCTGCAGCCGCCGCTGCTGCGGCGGCCGCGGGGCCtttgcagctgcagctgccctcGGCGCTCACGCTGCTGCCGCCCTCCTTCACCTCGCTGTGTCTGCCCGCGCAGAACTGGTGTGCCAAGTGCAACGCCTCCTTCCGCATGACCTCCGACCTGGTGTACCACATGAGGTCGCACCACAAAAAGGAGTATGCGATGGAGCCCTTGGTGAAGCGTCGGCGAGAGGAGAAACTCAAGTGCCCCATCTGCAATGAGTCCTTCAGGGAGCGCCACCACCTCTCCAGGCACATGACCTCGCATAATTGACTCGGAAAGGACCCCAGCTTTccgcgcgcgcgcacgcacagTCAAGCCACCTGCAGGAATAAACACGCGAGAACATCCACCGCTTCCGTGCACCCCGAAACACTGCACAAAGACACATACATTCACCACTCCCCCCCAACGCGCACACACGTCCTCCCCTTCCCGGAACTTCATTCAACTATTTACCCGGGACACACAcgcccacccacacacacacagacacacacacacacacacacacacacacgagccaGGATGGTGGATTTTTGATTGGGTGGGTTGTTTGAGGGGGTTTTCTTTTGAATGCACGCATTTTCACTTTCCCCAAAACaaaggtacatttttaaaaatgtcatatatTGCAACATATTGATGCATTTGTCATACGTTTCTACTTAAATTATTAAGCACTTACGATTTAGATGTAATAATTGTATGTAAGggcaaaatttattttagatataaagtAAAGGAGGAGGGCGAGATGCTTTCTGCATTTCTTGATGATAGTTTGTGttcttacaaaaataaacaaaatgaataaaaaggggTCGCCATTCAATTTGAGTTTCCAGGGGGAAGTGCATGTATAATGAAATGGTTATGGACTTCAATGAAGAATGTCATcaattatgtaaatatgtatCTCCTTTTAATACAAAGTGTAATTTTGTGCCAGTGAAATGGAGTCTGAATAGTTATGTGTTTCTTTTATCCctggaaatatttattaaactttataGTTTATCGGAGTATGTTGGATGCTTTGACAATAAATGACTATTTTCTTCAAAGCAAATATTtggaaagtttttaaattttattgttgtaACTAAGGACTATACTTTGAgtaaatgtcatttattttcactgaattcctgaaaagaagggaagaaacagCATAAGAGAGGAATGATAAACCTGGCaccatttgcatttatttactgTAAGCCAATTTTGAGCCTAAAAGAAGGTAAGTTTTTATTATCACTTCGAAAATATTTAGCTGGAAAGTGTTGCACCTCTTGATCAAAGACAAATCATTTAGACAAAGATGCCTGCCATGCAGCTAACCTGTCACTGGGACACCAGCATTCTTTTCAGCAGCAGGATAATTAGTATCTTCACAAATGGCCTGAGACAAACAATGTTCAGGCTGGGATCTGTGAGACCAGATGAAAAGCCCACTTTAGGTTCTACTAGTGATGGCTACATGGAAGGGTATCTTGTACTCTAATGTCATTACAATGGCATTCTGTCATAATCTATTTAGAGATCCTGTGGGGGAGTTTCCCTAAAAACCAAGGTGAAATGACCATAGTTTGATCATGGTCTATGTATTGCAAGGCCCAGCTTTCCTTATAAAGGCATTGACAACTGCATAGCCTCTGCAAAAAAAGTGTCCTGAAACGTTACAATACAGAAAAACCTGACAATTTCCCTCCTCTTTCTACTCTTCCCTCTATGAAAAGTACTTCTGTACTCTTTACATACTGATAATAATTCTTAGTTAAATATTGAGTGTACAAAGTCTAGGTGTATGTGATGCGACCAGTAACCATTAGACATAAAACCAAATGAACAATGATCCTTTAAGCCTTAGGATAGCATGCACTTAATCCATAGGCATCTTCATAGTCACTCTGGAAACAGGCACTACAGTGGTTTAGCTATCACAGGAGTTGTGTCattttttcccccctttcttcACATCCTGAAGACTCTCCCCTATATAGGAAGATGGATACTTGTGAAAAGGTCTGACATGGGAAGTTGTATACAAGGTCTCATTACAGGCTTTGCAATGGTTTTCCCTAACAGGATATTAAAGCCTTCATTATTTTAGGACCTCTACAAAGCAAGTTATGATTAGGGCAGGGAGCAGGTTAAGAGTAAGTATAGAGCAAAATGATGTACCTATTGGGAATGTGACCTAGATTGCTAAAAAAGCAGGTGGGGTTCTTTAAGatcatgcaattttttttctttctttctttcttttttttttttgctacatttCTTTGAGGCCTGCTCTCAGTTTTCCCAGGCAACATGTGGATGATCAGAAACACTAATCCCCAGCAAGACGTGGTGAGAACAGTCCAAAATTCTAATTCTACCTCTGCTATTCACAACTAGTGTGACCCTGCATCTTTGTTGACATAATTTGATTTATTTGCagcttggttttctcatctgtaaaataagcaaAGCAGGTTCTACTATTTTCTGAAAGCACTTCTAGCActgggaaatattttttttccctgatgAGTCAATCAGGCTCCAATTGAACACAAAGAGGTCTTTCTAGAGAAGGGTCAAGATTGTGAAGGATATTTGATGACAAGAAGTAAGGAAGCAAATTGAAGGCAAATTTGGAGGCAAATTGAATCAACAGATCCTTAAATCGCAATGGCTGATAGGCAGACTAAATTGTCCATGTCTGGGACACTAGATCTCTGGAGCAAAAatctctcaaaaagaaacaaacaagcaaacaaacacagcTTATCCTAggcctttcaaaaaaaaaatcttgaatgcCCTTTTCCTTTCTATCTGATCCTTCTGGAATCTCCTTTTCAGGAAAGCAGCTTTACTTTCCACTGAGGATTCAGACAGGGATGAAATGAGGTCTAGAAAAAGGTAAATATTGCTTTTTGAAATTGACTTAGTTATAGGCTGGAATCATATTTTCTCAAGAGTACATGTAGACGCTTTGCCACGAGTAGGCACTCGGTGAGCctcccctgtgttttcttttgtacGGTCATTAACTTAATCATAGGATCAGGAAGAAAGCCGAGCCTTGGCTGAGCTACTGTCCAGGCGATCCAGGTAGGTGTGTTAGTGGCAGACACTTTCGGGCTGGGTAGCTATGCTGTTCAATCTGCCCACAAGCCCATTTTGGCGGGAAGTAGTAGAGGAAGGGTGCCCAAAGCTACTTTTGCCTTCAGCCAAGGCAAactcagaaatgttttattttaatgctgcATTTTCAAGCTTTCAGAGGTATATCATAACCCTCTCCTGCGTCTGAACCTTCTCAGAGGGGAGTTTCTAGGATTTTATAAAACTCCACCCGTCTGCTAAACTAGTTGAGGTCACTCACAACTGAGGAGAAAATGAGGTCACAGTGTCATGCAGACATGAAGCCAAGTTGGTCCCACGATGTCCAGGCAGGTGGCCAGACTTCCAGTGCCCGAACCGTAGGTCCTAAAGACGGGACATTGAAAGCCAAGCGGTTGCTGCACCAGCATTTGTTGCATCCCAATCAGTGGAAGAATGTCCAGGACTGAAGCTGCACTTGGGGTCAGAGAACTCCAGGCGTGTCTGCCCAGAAGATTCCGAGTCCCTGGCCTCATTTGCCTCTCTACTTCTCCGAGGCCTTTGTGGGTGGGGGCCACCTGTACTTCCCAAGATGTGCTTGCAGGGTACCCCTGACGCCCACAGGCATGTGGAAACCGGAAGGCCTGGGAAGGGACACACACATCTTTCTTTCCAGGCCTTGGTGAGCCAAGGTGGAAACCGGACGCTCTTTGGGAAAGTTCCCAAGGTCCCAGCGACCCACTCATAAGCTCTGCGGCCGTGCGACGCCCAAAGTCGAGCTTGTTACAGCCTCAGTCGTGAGCGGGCTAGTTGTAAGCACAGGTGCGCAGTGTGGGAGAGGGAGTCTCTCTCCTGCGGTCCTCACTGCCGGGCTCCCAGCCCCTGGCCCGCGCTGCCGGTTCTTTAAGTTTGTTTTCTTAGGCGCCCTGCCCAGGGAACATGACCCTGATCGGGGAAACCTTGAACACCCAGGGCCAGTCACACTGAGAAAAGGGCTGGGAAATGCAGTTCTCCTCCTCCGCTCCCATTCCAAGGGCAGGATCTCCGAGGCAGCCTCTCCGCGCGGTCCGGCGCTTGCCATCTCTCTCTCCATCGCCTGTCCGCCCGGACTTTCCTCCGCCCTTCTAGGGCGGTGCAGCCTGCTCAGGTGCAGGAGACAGCGCGCCACTCAAGCGCTGGGGCCAGAAGAGAGAGGCAGCCAGGACGCGGAGCGCCGCGGAGGCTTGGAGTGCGACGAACATCCTTAGGGAAGtgttaaattttctcttttcttctccctttgccCAATCCCATGTCCTGGAATCAATTCTGCTCATTCTATGGCAGCTCCCATTTCTTCTTCCCTTAGCTCCTCCGCACCTCCACACTTTTACGTCTCTGAAGCACTTCTGGAGCTTTTCGTCACCAAAGGAACTTTCTGGAAAAAAGTTCCTTTGGTGACTCTTCACCATCCACTAGGCAACTGACTGCTAAGGTTGCGGTACCAGTCCAGAGGGAGACTGCACTGCTGCGCCGTCAATTAGCTGAGCACTAGGATGACCCCAGCACCCAGGGATTGAAAGAGATGGGCAGGCGCTAACGCTCTCCCGCCctcaaatgcacacacacactccacacaccacacataacACACGACATACCACATACAcgcaccacataccacacactgacacacccacacaaacacaTCACATACACCACGCGcacactccacacaccacacatatacaccacacacacaccacacacaccacacacaccacatacacacaccacacacacactccacacaccacacccacaccacacacacaccacatacaccacaccacacacactccacacaccacacactccacaccacacacgcattacaccacacacacacaccacacacacaccacatacaccacacataccacacacaccacacaccccacactcaCCACACACCCCATACtcaccacatatacacacacacgccacacataccacatacaccacaccaccacacatacacaccacaccacacacatacacaccaatACCTACACCACACAcgcaccacacataccacacacaccatgCATCACaccacacatagacacacatcacacatacacaccacacacaccacacacatagacacaccacacacacaccacacatacagtacatacacacaccacacactacacacatacacacaaagccacccacaccacacatacaccaccccccaatacacacacacacacacacacacacacacacacacaacccagcTGCCTCCTGAACACTTTCTCCCAGCTtggaaatttcattttcttctcaaagGTGAAATATGACCTCAAAGGGGTGTGGAAAATTTAGCCTGCCCAAGAGCTAAACTAGGATTGGGGTGAGAAGGTGGACcactctcttttcctcctccaaATGCATTTTATTTGACAGAAGGCCCAGAACGTTGAGGCAGAGACATATGCCTCAGGCTGGTGGGCCTGAATGATTGCCTTCTGGCTTTGTAACCTGACGGGGCAGGAGCCGTGGAGCTCTTTGCCTCTCTGCTTCATGGATCATATTCCTAAGGCAGCCTCTGCTTTTCCCACTTTAGATATGGAACTTAGAACTTTTTAGAAACCTGTATTCTCGAGGACTAGTgaataagaaactgaaaaaaaaatttaattcttttattttaatctttaggATTAGAGGTCTGGCACAGGTGTTCTACTTGAATAGCTAACCTGGTTATGCTGATTATTATTTACCAACTCTTTTCAATTTGTGTGTGAGCACTAGAATATAAATCTATGCATATGTGCAGGCATGTGCctatatattcaaatatgtaagtatatattacAAACtgatacacatatttatatatacaaacatacgTATACATTTTAATCCACACTCAGGCACATAACTGGCAGGCGTTATTCTAAGTGCTTTTCATATGTTGACTTGCCTTAATTCTCACAGCCTACCCAAGGGCTACTGAGAATCCCACTCCATCATGTTTCAGCATTGTATAGTTGGTATGGTTGTCACCCTGAAACAGAAAGATGAGAATGTAATAATGTAATGAAAAAATAGTGGCTCTTATGTCAGGAGACCTGTTCCAAATTTTGTggcctttccatttatttatcttagCTTCCTTTACTTGAGCATGTGAATAATACCACCTGTGGGCTTATCACATAGCGGTGTCTTGAAAAGCAAATATAATTCTACATGTAGCAGCGTTTTATACTATTGAATATGATTGACTTCCATGTTGGTGAAAGAGATATGCTTTTAGCCTCAACTTATCTTTCTCAGGTGATCAAAATGTTCTCGTACCTCTATAAGAAGTCTTTTATGACCTTGACTTACTTTTATGATCTTCGCTCGTTTTTAACCAGAGGTGGGAGTAATCACTGGCTTGATTTTGTGGTTGTTCATGTAATTACTCAGGacttttctctgtgcctcaagcTTACAGGAGAGTCACTGAAAAAATGTTTGATACATAACATCATGTAAGCCTATAGgttcattcattttatatatatatacacacacacatacacacaccacacacacacatgcacctcacataaaactatatatatatatatacagttatatgtatatagctatatatatatacagttatatgtatatagctatatatatattttttagttggCTTAGCAATAATAATCTTAAATTATAAATACAGTGTGTTCGTAGTGCTTAAAAATCGTAAGTCAGCCCAATGCTAAGGATGAAAAAGGCTATAAAATGAATTCTAGATATAATTTGCCATGCTGTAGAAAGTATGGTTGCAATGCAGGAGAGAAGCTTATCCCTTTTCCTAGTTACTATGTAACAAATGGCACCTTGCTTAGAAAGCTACGCTGTGCTCAGTGCTTAATGAAGACCATGTTCCCTATGCAGATCAAAACGAATCCCTCAATCCAGTTCaagctttttcctgtttttaaatgcatctttaaaaataattcatgactttaaaaatcacaaagaactCTAATGTTGCTAAAACATGGAGACTTGAAGAATgcatacaatatattgttttcccaaattatttagagaataaattatttaggtaaaaagaaacaaggaaggaaggaagaatggaaggaaggaaggaagggagggagggagggagggaggaaggaaggaaggaaggaaggaaggaaggaaggaaggaaggaaggaaggaaggaaggaaggaaggaagggaggaagggagggagggagagagggagggaggaaggaaggaaggagaagagaagagagagggggtaaagaaaaggaaaggaatgagagaaagaaggaagagagagattaggaagaaaaataatcatggGATGAATTTATCTAACTTTTTGTCTCTTTACTTCTTTTCCCACAAATGTCCAGCCACCAATTCCAAATTCctctcacactttttttttttgttttgttttgcattttctttggAGAAGAGCCTTACTGTGGGTTTCAGAGTAGATATCCATAAATCAGTCCCACCATTGACTAAGATCTCTTGTGCACACCTGCTTCTAGGGTTAAAATCTGGACAGGCATACCATGATTGCACTTTTCTCTGAGGATTCATCTCTGAGTGGGTATGTTGGTGTTATACTATTGCCTGTgcaactttttttgtgttttgttatttttttgtgaagtgtgaaactttttttttttaagccattttttctctcccaaacaaatgaataaagaccTGTTTTACACTCCGGCAAAATTTCACTGGGTCTTTGAGAAAGACAAACATAGCCAAACAGTGACACCCAGCTCCCAAATGGATGCAAATCATGTAATTAGAAAAATTTTAGTATCCATAATGTTCAGTTCTTCTTTAGGCTTAGAGGTCCAGCGTCGGGGCTAAGCGAAggtggaggaaagaaaacaaaggaaatattcctgCAAGGTCCTTCCTGGAAAGATAAAAGTCAGCCTTCAGGGAGGTGTAAATTGactttttcattaaaatgctTTTATAGACACTGCCAGTTTACCTATTTGCTTTAGCAGGGCTAGGTGGATAAATGGTGAATGCCATGAAACTTATTTTCATGGACATTCGATCTGCTGTCTAAATTCCATCTCAGAACCTCCCATTTTCAATAGTCTCTTACCTTTAGGCTCTCTTAGATTTCCTTGAGTTCTATCCCCTCCAACAAAGAGGTAGTATCCACAAGTGCCACCTTTTGGATGTgaataaacaaccaaaaaaaaaaaaaagtttgaatttacatgaaggtatttttttctgcatttgctttttaaagcttAATTTCTAATTTTGGAGCAGTCTAAGTAAAGATGAAGCATCGATATGCAGAGGTACTTCTCCACCAGGGTAATAATGCCTAAAATTCCTTCCAAATCAGAGGCATTTGACTTTGAGGCTGCATCTGAAAGTATTTATTAAACCTCCAAACATGTCTAAACTTAAAACCAGGGAGATATTTAGGAAACCTAACACTCAAAAA
This window contains:
- the LOC105463309 gene encoding PR domain zinc finger protein 8 isoform X3; its protein translation is MKILPWPPGTAVTGLSKPPYSTEFQRRVSKLGEDQTNMEKPKRRQHQHLLTWKYTDTIGKKKHSIASSGFQVALFGRVYTDLIPVMEDTGIQRGIWDGDAKAVQQCLTDIFTSVYTTCDIPENAIFGPCVLSHTSLYDSIAFIALKSTDKRTVPYIFRVDTSAANGSSEGLMWLRLVQSARDKEEQNLEAYIKNGQLFYRSLRRIAKDEELLVWYGKELTELLLLCPSRSHNKMNAGSSPYTCLECSQRFQFEFPYVAHLRFRCPKRLHSADISPQDEQGGGVGTKDHGGGGGGGGKDQQQQQEAPLGPGPKFCKAGPLHHYPTPSPESSNPPAAAGGSSAKPSTDFHNLARELENSRGGSSCSPAQSLSSGSGSGGGGGHQEAELSPDGIATGGGKGKRKFPEEAAEGGGGAGLVGSRGRFAERPLPASKEDLVCTPQQYRASGSYFGLEENGRLFAPPSPETGEAKRSAFVEVKKATRAAGLQEEGTADGGGVASEDQDAGGGGGSSTPAAASPVGAEKLLAPRPGGPLPSRLEGGSPARGSAFTSVPQLGSAGSTGGGGGTGAGAAGGAGGGQGAPSDERKSAFSQPARSFSQLSPLVLGQKLGALEPCHPADGVGPTRLYPAAADPLAVKLQGAADLNGGCGSLPSGGGGLPKQSPFLYATAFWPKSSAAAAAAAAAAAAGPLQLQLPSALTLLPPSFTSLCLPAQNWCAKCNASFRMTSDLVYHMRSHHKKEYAMEPLVKRRREEKLKCPICNESFRERHHLSRHMTSHN
- the LOC105463309 gene encoding PR domain zinc finger protein 8 isoform X4; the encoded protein is MEKPKRRQHQHLLTWKYTDTIGKKKHSIASSGFQVALFGRVYTDLIPVMEDTGIQRGIWDGDAKAVQQCLTDIFTSVYTTCDIPENAIFGPCVLSHTSLYDSIAFIALKSTDKRTVPYIFRVDTSAANGSSEGLMWLRLVQSARDKEEQNLEAYIKNGQLFYRSLRRIAKDEELLVWYGKELTELLLLCPSRSHNKMNAGSSPYTCLECSQRFQFEFPYVAHLRFRCPKRLHSADISPQDEQGGGVGTKDHGGGGGGGGKDQQQQQEAPLGPGPKFCKAGPLHHYPTPSPESSNPPAAAGGSSAKPSTDFHNLARELENSRGGSSCSPAQSLSSGSGSGGGGGHQEAELSPDGIATGGGKGKRKFPEEAAEGGGGAGLVGSRGRFAERPLPASKEDLVCTPQQYRASGSYFGLEENGRLFAPPSPETGEAKRSAFVEVKKATRAAGLQEEGTADGGGVASEDQDAGGGGGSSTPAAASPVGAEKLLAPRPGGPLPSRLEGGSPARGSAFTSVPQLGSAGSTGGGGGTGAGAAGGAGGGQGAPSDERKSAFSQPARSFSQLSPLVLGQKLGALEPCHPADGVGPTRLYPAAADPLAVKLQGAADLNGGCGSLPSGGGGLPKQSPFLYATAFWPKSSAAAAAAAAAAAAGPLQLQLPSALTLLPPSFTSLCLPAQNWCAKCNASFRMTSDLVYHMRSHHKKEYAMEPLVKRRREEKLKCPICNESFRERHHLSRHMTSHN
- the LOC105463309 gene encoding PR domain zinc finger protein 8 isoform X1; this translates as MAALRGRSYSFRGTGHGDCLIGGKILPWPPGTAVTGLSKPPYSTEFQRRVSKLGEDQTNMEKPKRRQHQHLLTWKYTDTIGKKKHSIASSGFQVALFGRVYTDLIPVMEDTGIQRGIWDGDAKAVQQCLTDIFTSVYTTCDIPENAIFGPCVLSHTSLYDSIAFIALKSTDKRTVPYIFRVDTSAANGSSEGLMWLRLVQSARDKEEQNLEAYIKNGQLFYRSLRRIAKDEELLVWYGKELTELLLLCPSRSHNKMNAGSSPYTCLECSQRFQFEFPYVAHLRFRCPKRLHSADISPQDEQGGGVGTKDHGGGGGGGGKDQQQQQEAPLGPGPKFCKAGPLHHYPTPSPESSNPPAAAGGSSAKPSTDFHNLARELENSRGGSSCSPAQSLSSGSGSGGGGGHQEAELSPDGIATGGGKGKRKFPEEAAEGGGGAGLVGSRGRFAERPLPASKEDLVCTPQQYRASGSYFGLEENGRLFAPPSPETGEAKRSAFVEVKKATRAAGLQEEGTADGGGVASEDQDAGGGGGSSTPAAASPVGAEKLLAPRPGGPLPSRLEGGSPARGSAFTSVPQLGSAGSTGGGGGTGAGAAGGAGGGQGAPSDERKSAFSQPARSFSQLSPLVLGQKLGALEPCHPADGVGPTRLYPAAADPLAVKLQGAADLNGGCGSLPSGGGGLPKQSPFLYATAFWPKSSAAAAAAAAAAAAGPLQLQLPSALTLLPPSFTSLCLPAQNWCAKCNASFRMTSDLVYHMRSHHKKEYAMEPLVKRRREEKLKCPICNESFRERHHLSRHMTSHN
- the LOC105463309 gene encoding PR domain zinc finger protein 8 isoform X2; this encodes MAALRGRSYSFRGTGHGDCLIGGKILPWPPGTAVTGLSKPPYSTEFQRRVSKLGEDQTNMEKPKRRQHQHLLTWKYTDTIGKKKHSIASSGFQVALFGRVYTDLIPVMEDTGIQRGIWDGDAKAVQQCLTDIFTSVYTTCDIPENAIFGPCVLSHTSLYDSIAFIALKSTDKRTVPYIFRVDTSAANGSSEGLMWLRLVQSARDKEEQNLEAYIKNGQLFYRSLRRIAKDEELLVWYGKELTELLLLCPSRSHNKMNGSSPYTCLECSQRFQFEFPYVAHLRFRCPKRLHSADISPQDEQGGGVGTKDHGGGGGGGGKDQQQQQEAPLGPGPKFCKAGPLHHYPTPSPESSNPPAAAGGSSAKPSTDFHNLARELENSRGGSSCSPAQSLSSGSGSGGGGGHQEAELSPDGIATGGGKGKRKFPEEAAEGGGGAGLVGSRGRFAERPLPASKEDLVCTPQQYRASGSYFGLEENGRLFAPPSPETGEAKRSAFVEVKKATRAAGLQEEGTADGGGVASEDQDAGGGGGSSTPAAASPVGAEKLLAPRPGGPLPSRLEGGSPARGSAFTSVPQLGSAGSTGGGGGTGAGAAGGAGGGQGAPSDERKSAFSQPARSFSQLSPLVLGQKLGALEPCHPADGVGPTRLYPAAADPLAVKLQGAADLNGGCGSLPSGGGGLPKQSPFLYATAFWPKSSAAAAAAAAAAAAGPLQLQLPSALTLLPPSFTSLCLPAQNWCAKCNASFRMTSDLVYHMRSHHKKEYAMEPLVKRRREEKLKCPICNESFRERHHLSRHMTSHN